The Stieleria maiorica genome includes the window CGGACGTCTTGGTGTTGCGATCGACACGATGGATGACATGTTGGTGCTGTACGACGGCATCGACTTGGAAAAAATCTCCGTCTCGATGACCATCAACGCTCCCGCTGCGATTCTGATGGCGTTTTATTTGGCGGCCGCGCAAGAGCGGGGATTCGACGTTCGCGAGCTGCGCGGGACGATCCAAAACGACATCCTGAAAGAGTTTCACGCGCAGAACGAATTCGTTTTTCCACCTGAGCCGTCCGTCGGTCTGGTTGTCGATCTGATCGAATACTGTACCGACTGCGTGCCGCGTTGGAACACCGTGTCCATCAGTGGCTACCACATCCGCGAGGCGGGATCGACGGCAAGCCAAGAACTGGCGTTCACGCTCGCTGATGGTCGTCACTACGTCGAACAAACCTTGCGGCGGGGGCTCGCGATCGATCGGTTCGCCCCACGGCTGAGTTTCTTTTTCAATGCCCACAACGATTTGCTGGAGGAAGTCAGCAAGTATCGTGCGGCGAGACGACTGTGGGCGACCCTAATGCGGGAATCATTCCACGCCCAGGATCCGGCGTCGTGGAAATTGCGGTTTCACGCACAAACTGCCGGCTGTTCGCTTTACGACAAACAACCCCAGGTCAACTTGATCCGAGTGGCCTATCAAGCCATGGCCGCGGTGCTCGGTGGATGCCAGTCGTTACACACCAATTGCATGGACGAAACGCTTGCGTTGCCGACCGAACATGCCGCCACGCTGGCGCTGCGGACGCAACAAGTTTTGGCACTGGAAACCGGAGTGACCAACACGGTGGACCCGCTGGGCGGGAGCTACGCGATCGAGTCGATGACTGACGCCATGGTTCGGGAAGCCCGATCGTATTTTGAGAAGATCGATCAAGCGGGCGGGATGCTGGCCGCCATCCAAACGGGATTCTTTCGTCGTGAGATCGCCGACGCCGCTTATCAATACCAGACTGCGATCGACCGTGGTGAAAAGAAGATCGTGGGCGTCACCGATTGTGTCGAGCCGGACGAACAGCCGCTTGAATTGCACGAGGTCGACCCGATGGCGGAGAGCAGACAACTGGAGCGACTTCGACGTGTGAAACAGCAGCGAAGCCGTGACGAGGTCCAGCGTTCGCTGCAAGCGGTCCGCGATGCCGCTCGTTGCGGTGAAAACGTCTTTCCGGCTTTGATCCAGGCCGCACGGACGCGCGCCACCGTGGGAGAAATCACCGCCGCGATGGCGGAGATTTTTGGCCGACAGGGAGCTAGGCAAATGTAGTGTCGTCGAGAGCGAATTCAATGTCCCCCAATGCTACCGAAATACCGACCGGATCCCCCGAAGCACAATGTGCTGGAGCGAACGTTCTACGATCGAATCGGGTGTTGTTGGCCAAGGTGGGCTTGGACGGACATGACCGTGGGATCAAGATCGTCGCACGCGGGCTACGCGACGCCGGCTACCATGTGATCTACGGCGGCATTTGGCAAAGTCCAGATGCCGTCGCCGCCGCCGCGGCCGAGGAAGACGCCGATTGGTTGGGGCTGAGCCTGTTGAGCGGTGCACACATGACGTTGGTTCCCCGTGTCATCGACGCACTTCGAGCAACGGGGAATCAACACACCGAGTGTCTGGTCGGGGGCATCATTCCGAAAGAGGACACCGAGCGTCTGAGGCAACTCGGCGTGTGCGGTGTGTTCGGTCCGGGGACTTCGATTGCAGAGATCGTTGACTTTTTGCGTCAGCGTTCGCCACAGCAAACCGAAACCGTTGATCTGACGAGTGGCGTTGACTCGGGCGATCGTGTCGCGCTCCCCGATCGTGTCTTGCTGGGGCGTCTGCTGTCGCTGATCGAGCAAGGCGGACTGTCCGCGACGATGCTGAACGATTTGCACCGTCAGCGCGCCGGTAAAACGACGCGTGTGATGGCCTTCACCGGGAGTGCCGGTGTGGGCAAAAGTTCGCTGATTGCCAACCTGTTGCCCAGGCTGGTGCAGCGGGATCAACGCGTCGCGGTGTTAGCATGTGACCCGCAAAGTCCAATCACCGGAGGCGCCTTACTGGGGGACCGCGTCCGCATGTCCGCCGGCAGCGACGAACGCGTTTTCATCCGCAGTCTCGCAGTCCCCAGCGGCCAACAGGGGATTGCACACCGTTTAGACCAGATGCTTCTCGTGCTAGCCCACTTCGGATTCGATTTGGTATTGGTGGAAAGTGTCGGCGTCGGCCAAGGCGATGTTGCGATCCGCCAGCACGTCGACCGTGTCTACTTGCTGTTGCAGCCGGAATCGGGAGACGCGATTCAATGGGAGAAGGCGGGTTTGCTGGAAATCGCTGACATGATCGTGATCAACAAGTGTGACCTTCCCGGTGCCGATCGACTGGAAACCGAACTGCGAGAGCAGGTCAATCTGCCGGGGTCTCGCGGCGTGCCGGTCGTACGAGCCGGCCAAAGCGAACCGTCGGGCTGGGATGAAATTATCCGCGACATGACGGGAGAACAGTGATCGCTCCATCAGATTGCGTCGGAGGCAGTTCGCCGTGTCGTGTCGCTAGCGAAGACGACATCACGCGATGGAGCCAATAGGACCAATAGGGCGTATGGGACAGATATGTCCTATGTGTCCTATTGGTCCGATTGCACGACCGTTGCCCCATCCTCGAAGGAAGGGCAAAACAATGGGGGGCAAAACAATGGGGGGCAAAACAATGGGGGGCAAAACAATGGGGGGCAAAACAATGGGGGGCAAAACAATGGGGGGCAAAACGATGGGGGCAAAACGATGGGGGCAAACGATTTCGGCTGTGATCGTTTTGCCCATCGTTACTTTTCCTCTCGCGCAACACTCACCGAGAAACCCACTGCCCTCGGTTGCATCGACCGCCGCGTTGTACGGCACCGGCTGGCAGGGGCTCGAAGACCGTTTAGCTTAAGATCCGCGAAATGGGCTTGCCGTCGCGAACCAGCGTGATCGGGCGACCGACGTTGCTGTCAAACTCCATTTTGGGATCGATTCCGAGTGCCGAGTAAAACGTTGCCGCCAGATCATCCGGGGTGAAGCCGGTGCCCACCGGCTCTTCGGCTTTGTCATTGGTTTCGCCTACGACTTGTCCTGTGCTCACGCCAGCACCGGCAAGAATTGACGTCATCGCCCGAGCCCAGTGATCGCGTCCTGCTTTGTTGTTGATCTTCGGCGTGCGTCCAAACTCACCGGTCACCAAGACCGTTGTCGACTGAAGCATTCCCCGCTGGTTCAATCGATCCAGGAACGCGGAAAGCCCCTGGTCCAGCGGCGGCAGCAGTCGTCCCCCCAATTCGTTGAAGTTCTCCTGGTGCGTATCCCAATCTTCCAGAATCACGGTGACAAATCGGACGCCGGCTTCGACCAAGCGTGCCGTCATC containing:
- a CDS encoding acyl-CoA mutase large subunit family protein, translated to MATTLHSQTSAPRQQPTTVSGVAVKQVYSDADLSQVDVHQDIGNPGRYPYTRGIHETMYRGRLWTMRQFAGFGTASETNERFRVLLRKGQTGLSTAFDLPTLMALDSDDPKSGGEVGRLGVAIDTMDDMLVLYDGIDLEKISVSMTINAPAAILMAFYLAAAQERGFDVRELRGTIQNDILKEFHAQNEFVFPPEPSVGLVVDLIEYCTDCVPRWNTVSISGYHIREAGSTASQELAFTLADGRHYVEQTLRRGLAIDRFAPRLSFFFNAHNDLLEEVSKYRAARRLWATLMRESFHAQDPASWKLRFHAQTAGCSLYDKQPQVNLIRVAYQAMAAVLGGCQSLHTNCMDETLALPTEHAATLALRTQQVLALETGVTNTVDPLGGSYAIESMTDAMVREARSYFEKIDQAGGMLAAIQTGFFRREIADAAYQYQTAIDRGEKKIVGVTDCVEPDEQPLELHEVDPMAESRQLERLRRVKQQRSRDEVQRSLQAVRDAARCGENVFPALIQAARTRATVGEITAAMAEIFGRQGARQM
- a CDS encoding cobalamin-dependent protein (Presence of a B(12) (cobalamin)-binding domain implies dependence on cobalamin itself, in one of its several forms, or in some unusual lineages, dependence on a cobalamin-like analog.), whose translation is MLLAKVGLDGHDRGIKIVARGLRDAGYHVIYGGIWQSPDAVAAAAAEEDADWLGLSLLSGAHMTLVPRVIDALRATGNQHTECLVGGIIPKEDTERLRQLGVCGVFGPGTSIAEIVDFLRQRSPQQTETVDLTSGVDSGDRVALPDRVLLGRLLSLIEQGGLSATMLNDLHRQRAGKTTRVMAFTGSAGVGKSSLIANLLPRLVQRDQRVAVLACDPQSPITGGALLGDRVRMSAGSDERVFIRSLAVPSGQQGIAHRLDQMLLVLAHFGFDLVLVESVGVGQGDVAIRQHVDRVYLLLQPESGDAIQWEKAGLLEIADMIVINKCDLPGADRLETELREQVNLPGSRGVPVVRAGQSEPSGWDEIIRDMTGEQ